A genome region from Crossiella equi includes the following:
- a CDS encoding PfkB family carbohydrate kinase — translation MSGRLVHTGQVVVDLVLTIDGLPPLGGEVKATSVKLTPGGGFNVMAAARRSGADVVYAGSHGAGSFGELARVAMAAEGIEVQQPPIPGTDTGIVVALVDDTGERTFVTGTGAEGRLRTEHLEAVQPTASDVVYVTGYSLLHDGNRDALLSWLDRWRGPTVLFDPGPMVERVVWADLEAVLSRVDLLSCNAREAKQLARTNTTRAAAAALASLVPSFASVIVRDGSAGCLVQRDGRIHTVAGFNVEPVDTNGAGDAHCGALAAELLRGADLVAATRYANAAAALSVTRHGPATAPGRTEIEALLRTGF, via the coding sequence GTGAGCGGACGGCTCGTGCACACCGGCCAGGTCGTGGTCGACCTGGTGCTCACCATCGACGGCCTGCCCCCGCTGGGCGGCGAGGTCAAGGCCACCTCCGTCAAGCTCACCCCCGGCGGCGGGTTCAACGTCATGGCCGCCGCCCGCCGCTCCGGCGCCGACGTGGTCTACGCGGGCAGCCACGGCGCGGGCAGCTTCGGGGAGCTCGCCCGGGTGGCCATGGCGGCGGAGGGCATCGAGGTGCAGCAGCCGCCCATCCCCGGCACCGACACCGGGATCGTGGTCGCGCTCGTCGACGACACCGGCGAACGCACCTTCGTCACCGGGACCGGCGCCGAGGGCAGGCTGCGCACCGAGCACCTGGAGGCCGTGCAGCCCACCGCCTCCGACGTCGTCTACGTCACCGGCTACTCCCTGCTGCACGACGGCAACCGCGACGCCCTGCTCTCCTGGCTGGACCGCTGGCGCGGGCCCACCGTGCTCTTCGACCCCGGACCCATGGTGGAGCGCGTGGTGTGGGCCGACCTGGAGGCCGTGCTCTCCCGCGTCGACCTGCTCAGCTGCAACGCCCGCGAGGCCAAGCAGCTGGCCCGCACCAACACCACCCGGGCCGCCGCGGCCGCCCTGGCCAGCCTGGTGCCCAGCTTCGCCAGTGTCATCGTCCGCGACGGGTCCGCCGGGTGCCTGGTACAGCGGGACGGGCGCATCCACACCGTCGCCGGGTTCAACGTCGAGCCGGTGGACACCAACGGGGCGGGCGACGCACACTGCGGGGCGCTGGCCGCGGAGCTGCTGCGCGGCGCGGACCTGGTGGCCGCCACCCGGTACGCCAACGCCGCCGCCGCGCTGTCGGTCACCCGCCACGGCCCGGCCACCGCGCCTGGCCGCACCGAGATCGAGGCACTGCTGCGAACGGGGTTCTGA
- a CDS encoding purine-cytosine permease family protein: MARQWTVPAPPTGVAPSPSRRRAWTSSPTPTGTVTPRQLFWPWFGANVSVFGLSFGSFVLGFGLSFWQAVLAGVLGIGFSFLLCGFIAVAGKRGSAPTMLLSRAAFGVRGNRVPSALSWLLTVGWETALTTLATLATATVFERLGWGGGAVTKVLALLVVAVLVVGAGVLGFTTIMRLQTVITVVTGVLTIVYIGLVAGHAHWDTVTALPDGSAQQFTGALVFLMTGFGLSWVNAAADYSRYLPRRTSAGAVIGWTTFGGAIAPLSLLVVGLLLAGSSPELNTAVAADPIGALTSLLPVWFLVPFAVVAVLGLVGGAVLDIYSSGLALLAAGFRGSRATAALVDGALMVAGTVYLVFAGGQFLGQFQGFLTTLGVPVAAWCGIVLADLALRRRDYAEADLLTPGRYGDIRWAPLALLALATALGWGLVTNTSAGWLDWQGYLLAPLGLAENWSAANLGVLLALAVGFLGTLPTRRAVRAQEAS, encoded by the coding sequence GTGGCAAGACAGTGGACGGTGCCCGCACCGCCGACCGGAGTGGCGCCTTCGCCGTCGAGGCGCAGGGCATGGACGTCATCGCCGACGCCGACCGGCACGGTCACCCCCCGGCAGCTGTTCTGGCCCTGGTTCGGCGCCAACGTTTCCGTCTTCGGCCTCAGCTTCGGCTCGTTCGTGCTCGGCTTCGGCCTGTCCTTCTGGCAGGCCGTGCTCGCCGGGGTGCTCGGCATCGGGTTCTCCTTCCTGCTCTGCGGGTTCATCGCGGTGGCGGGCAAACGCGGTTCCGCGCCGACCATGCTGCTCAGCCGCGCCGCCTTCGGGGTGCGCGGCAACCGCGTGCCCAGCGCCCTGTCCTGGCTGCTCACCGTCGGGTGGGAGACCGCGCTGACCACCTTGGCGACCCTGGCCACCGCGACGGTGTTCGAGCGCCTGGGCTGGGGCGGGGGAGCGGTCACCAAGGTCCTGGCCCTGCTCGTGGTCGCGGTGCTCGTGGTCGGCGCGGGCGTGCTCGGCTTCACCACGATCATGCGCCTGCAGACCGTGATCACCGTCGTCACCGGCGTGCTCACCATCGTCTACATCGGACTCGTCGCCGGGCACGCGCACTGGGACACCGTCACCGCGCTGCCCGACGGCTCGGCCCAGCAGTTCACCGGCGCCCTGGTGTTCCTGATGACCGGCTTCGGGCTCAGCTGGGTCAACGCCGCCGCCGACTACTCCCGCTACCTGCCCCGGCGGACCAGCGCCGGCGCGGTCATCGGCTGGACCACCTTCGGCGGTGCCATCGCGCCGCTGTCCCTCCTGGTCGTCGGCCTGCTGCTGGCCGGGTCCTCCCCGGAGCTGAACACCGCGGTGGCCGCCGACCCGATCGGCGCCCTCACCTCGCTGCTGCCGGTGTGGTTCCTGGTGCCCTTCGCCGTGGTCGCGGTGCTCGGCCTGGTCGGCGGCGCGGTGCTGGACATCTACTCCTCCGGCCTGGCGCTGCTCGCCGCCGGGTTCCGCGGCTCCCGCGCCACCGCCGCCCTGGTCGACGGCGCGCTCATGGTCGCGGGCACGGTCTACCTGGTGTTCGCGGGCGGGCAGTTCCTCGGCCAGTTCCAGGGCTTCCTCACCACGCTCGGCGTCCCGGTCGCCGCCTGGTGCGGCATCGTGCTCGCCGACCTCGCCCTGCGCCGCCGCGACTACGCCGAGGCCGACCTGCTCACCCCCGGCCGCTACGGCGACATCCGCTGGGCGCCCTTGGCCCTGCTCGCCCTGGCCACCGCGCTCGGCTGGGGCCTGGTCACCAACACCTCGGCGGGCTGGCTGGACTGGCAGGGCTACCTGCTCGCCCCGCTGGGCCTGGCCGAGAACTGGTCCGCGGCCAACCTCGGCGTGCTGCTCGCCCTGGCCGTCGGCTTCCTCGGCACCCTGCCCACCCGTCGCGCGGTCCGCGCCCAGGAAGCGTCCTGA
- a CDS encoding FAD-dependent monooxygenase: METTKNNGRVLVVGLGISGIATALRLRRDGWTPVLLERAPARRSGGYFVGLFGAGKAAARRLGILDGMADRTDREGANYDIDRLGNRRRGLGFKDLPGLPRLMLRGDVEQAAFDQLPEDVEIRYHTVPTAISQDADGVDVTTLDTETGQERTERYDLLVGADGLRSTVRRLAFGPHERYLHRLNHMIAAFELPGSLSDLAQGDGATLLEPGRSLWIFPFKDHAPTAMLSWRTGDVDAEFTQTPVERVRAAFGPQAPGRALREVIAAMENTDEVLFDSVEQVRMERWHTGRVVLVGDSAWCVTLYAGMGVSAGLAGADLLGTMLARHPGDLPRALREWEAKLRPYVEYYQRNGIDQREFFTPGSRFKIALRRALISVKDVPGISQLLAGMREGGKASRMKEADIAAA, translated from the coding sequence ATGGAGACCACGAAGAACAACGGCCGGGTGCTCGTCGTCGGACTCGGCATCAGCGGCATCGCCACCGCCCTGCGCCTGCGCCGCGACGGCTGGACGCCGGTCCTGCTCGAACGCGCCCCGGCCCGCCGCTCCGGCGGCTACTTCGTCGGGCTGTTCGGCGCGGGCAAGGCCGCCGCGCGGCGGCTGGGCATCCTCGACGGCATGGCCGACCGCACCGACCGCGAGGGCGCCAACTACGACATCGACCGCCTCGGCAACCGCCGCCGCGGCCTCGGGTTCAAGGACCTGCCCGGCCTGCCCCGGCTGATGCTGCGCGGCGACGTCGAGCAGGCCGCCTTCGACCAGCTGCCCGAGGACGTGGAGATCCGCTACCACACGGTGCCCACCGCGATCAGCCAGGACGCGGACGGCGTCGACGTCACCACGCTCGACACCGAGACCGGGCAGGAGCGCACCGAGCGCTACGACCTCCTCGTCGGCGCGGACGGCCTGCGCTCCACGGTCCGCAGGCTCGCCTTCGGCCCGCACGAGCGCTACCTGCACCGGCTCAACCACATGATCGCGGCCTTCGAGCTGCCCGGTTCGCTGTCGGACCTGGCCCAGGGCGACGGCGCCACGCTGCTCGAGCCCGGCCGGTCGCTGTGGATCTTCCCGTTCAAGGACCACGCGCCGACCGCCATGCTGTCCTGGCGCACCGGGGACGTGGACGCCGAGTTCACCCAGACCCCGGTGGAACGCGTCCGCGCCGCCTTCGGCCCGCAGGCCCCCGGCCGGGCGCTGCGCGAGGTCATCGCCGCGATGGAGAACACCGACGAGGTGCTCTTCGACTCGGTCGAGCAGGTCAGGATGGAGCGCTGGCACACCGGCCGGGTCGTGCTGGTCGGCGACTCCGCGTGGTGCGTGACGCTGTACGCGGGCATGGGCGTCTCGGCCGGGCTGGCCGGTGCGGACCTGCTCGGCACCATGCTGGCCCGCCACCCCGGCGACCTGCCCCGCGCGCTGCGCGAGTGGGAGGCCAAGCTGCGGCCCTACGTCGAGTACTACCAGCGCAACGGGATCGACCAGCGTGAGTTCTTCACCCCGGGCAGCCGGTTCAAGATCGCGCTGCGCCGCGCGCTGATCAGCGTCAAGGACGTCCCGGGCATCAGCCAGCTGCTGGCCGGGATGCGCGAGGGCGGCAAGGCCAGCCGCATGAAGGAAGCCGACATCGCGGCGGCATGA
- a CDS encoding TetR/AcrR family transcriptional regulator, protein MPARGEETVVTQLVEQESEKAARILAAARELFLRRGFKSVTIAEIAERAHVGKGTVYLYWPTKEDLAVGLFSREFLAALTETHELVSQDPGYAHPARLIPQITRSAARHPFIHAIQTGDEDLLGVLARHPRTRELLGTAGPGAFMNVALPVWREHGLARTDWTQRDQAYALRALNLGFFQLTERPSTFVPELVTDDPDAVLVQAITALLGPFTATEADIRATARAALHHIEVARREVLAAIAPTKE, encoded by the coding sequence GTGCCCGCACGAGGTGAGGAGACGGTGGTGACCCAGCTGGTCGAGCAGGAGTCGGAGAAGGCGGCCCGCATCCTGGCCGCCGCCCGGGAGCTCTTCCTGCGGCGCGGCTTCAAGTCCGTGACCATCGCTGAGATCGCCGAACGCGCCCACGTCGGCAAGGGCACCGTCTACCTGTACTGGCCCACCAAGGAGGACCTCGCGGTCGGCCTGTTCAGCCGGGAGTTCCTCGCCGCGCTGACCGAGACCCACGAGCTGGTCAGCCAGGACCCCGGGTACGCGCACCCGGCCCGGCTGATCCCGCAGATCACCCGCTCGGCCGCCCGGCACCCGTTCATCCACGCCATCCAGACCGGCGACGAGGACCTGCTGGGCGTGCTCGCCCGGCACCCGCGCACCCGCGAGCTGCTCGGCACCGCCGGGCCCGGCGCGTTCATGAACGTGGCGCTGCCGGTCTGGCGCGAGCACGGCCTGGCCCGCACCGACTGGACCCAGCGCGACCAGGCCTACGCGCTGCGGGCCCTCAACCTCGGCTTCTTCCAGCTCACCGAACGGCCGTCGACCTTCGTCCCGGAACTGGTCACCGACGACCCGGATGCCGTGCTGGTGCAGGCCATCACCGCCCTGCTCGGGCCGTTCACCGCCACCGAGGCCGACATCCGGGCCACCGCGCGGGCGGCCCTGCACCACATCGAGGTGGCCCGCCGGGAGGTACTGGCGGCCATCGCCCCCACCAAGGAATGA
- a CDS encoding alpha/beta fold hydrolase codes for MRRITLVQHREVSVNGITMHVAEQGQGPLVLLLHGFPESWYSWRHQFQPLADAGYRVVAPDQRGYGGTDAPAAVEDYSIFHLVGDVVGLIAALGEEQAVVVGHDWGAPVAWHTALLRPDLVRGVAGLSVPPTPRAARPPLASAREHFGPDFYQIYFQEPGVADAELNADPASTFRRVLAGLGDPNASGGFLARMREPEELPSWLTEDDITAFTEQYARNGFTGGLNWYRNIDRNWALTLPWQGAKITPPAFYVTGDQDIVRGFYPPDFLDRLPGIVPDLRGVLDLPGCGHWTQQERPEEVNKALLEFLAGL; via the coding sequence ATGAGGCGAATCACGTTGGTCCAGCACCGCGAGGTGTCCGTCAACGGCATCACCATGCACGTCGCCGAGCAGGGACAGGGCCCGCTCGTCCTGCTGCTGCACGGTTTCCCGGAGAGCTGGTACTCCTGGCGGCACCAGTTCCAGCCGCTGGCCGACGCCGGTTACCGCGTGGTCGCGCCGGACCAGCGCGGCTACGGCGGCACCGACGCGCCCGCCGCGGTCGAGGACTACTCGATCTTCCACCTGGTCGGCGACGTGGTCGGCCTGATCGCCGCGCTCGGCGAGGAGCAGGCCGTCGTGGTCGGCCACGACTGGGGCGCCCCGGTCGCCTGGCACACCGCGCTGCTGCGCCCGGACCTGGTGCGCGGGGTGGCCGGGCTGAGCGTGCCGCCGACCCCGCGCGCCGCGCGCCCGCCGCTTGCGTCCGCGCGGGAGCACTTCGGCCCGGACTTCTACCAGATCTACTTCCAGGAGCCCGGCGTCGCCGACGCCGAGCTCAACGCCGACCCCGCCTCCACCTTCCGCCGGGTGCTGGCCGGGCTCGGCGACCCGAACGCCAGCGGCGGGTTCCTGGCCCGCATGCGGGAGCCGGAGGAGCTGCCGTCCTGGCTCACCGAGGACGACATCACCGCCTTCACCGAGCAGTACGCGCGCAACGGGTTCACCGGCGGCCTGAACTGGTACCGCAACATCGACCGGAACTGGGCGCTCACCCTGCCCTGGCAGGGCGCGAAGATCACGCCCCCCGCCTTCTACGTCACCGGCGACCAAGACATCGTGCGCGGCTTCTACCCGCCGGACTTCCTCGACCGCCTCCCGGGCATCGTGCCGGACCTGCGCGGGGTGCTGGACCTGCCCGGCTGCGGGCACTGGACGCAGCAGGAGCGCCCGGAGGAGGTCAACAAGGCGCTGCTGGAGTTCCTGGCCGGTCTCTAG
- a CDS encoding maleylpyruvate isomerase family mycothiol-dependent enzyme gives MPDIDQLGSWLTGQTAGLASAVADLDPDSTVPTCPEWTVRTLVGHLGQAHRWAAETVRGSPSPPPDPRVAEAVPPTEWAGWLAAGAAGLVAAVRAADGVVPTFVGPLPALFWLRRMVHDTAVHHADAVLTAGREFRVPAELAADTITEGLELISSPVTATVAPALAELGGTGQTLGFRPTDGERGWVARRTPDGVRWAREGGATWLGGAAALPGGGDGGGVVAPELADVVVAGPVNDLLLVFSRRRPPGGPVVVSGDTGLFEHWLERTRF, from the coding sequence ATGCCTGACATCGACCAACTGGGTTCCTGGCTCACCGGGCAGACCGCCGGACTCGCCTCCGCCGTCGCGGACCTGGACCCCGACAGCACCGTGCCGACCTGCCCGGAGTGGACGGTGCGCACCCTGGTCGGCCACCTCGGGCAGGCGCACCGGTGGGCGGCGGAGACCGTGCGCGGCAGCCCCTCGCCGCCACCGGATCCCCGGGTCGCCGAGGCCGTGCCGCCGACGGAGTGGGCGGGATGGCTGGCGGCCGGGGCGGCCGGGCTGGTGGCGGCGGTGCGCGCCGCGGACGGGGTGGTGCCGACGTTCGTCGGGCCGCTGCCGGCGCTGTTCTGGTTGCGGCGCATGGTGCACGACACCGCGGTGCACCACGCCGACGCCGTGCTCACCGCGGGCCGGGAGTTCCGGGTCCCGGCGGAGCTGGCCGCGGACACGATCACCGAGGGCCTGGAGCTGATCAGCTCCCCCGTCACCGCGACGGTCGCCCCCGCGCTGGCCGAGCTGGGCGGGACCGGGCAGACGCTCGGGTTCCGGCCCACCGACGGCGAGCGCGGCTGGGTGGCGCGCCGCACGCCGGACGGGGTGCGCTGGGCCCGCGAGGGCGGCGCGACCTGGCTCGGCGGGGCCGCGGCGCTGCCCGGCGGCGGTGACGGCGGCGGTGTGGTCGCGCCCGAGCTGGCCGATGTCGTGGTGGCCGGGCCGGTCAACGACCTGCTGCTGGTCTTCTCCCGGCGCAGGCCGCCCGGTGGCCCCGTGGTGGTCAGCGGGGACACCGGGCTGTTCGAGCACTGGCTGGAGCGGACGAGGTTCTAG
- a CDS encoding MerR family transcriptional regulator: MTVTQDTLGIGELARRTGVPVRTLRFYCDEGVLTPLRSTGGHRRFEATAVEHVRQLRRLRAVGLGLDTITEVLSGTRSLADALASARARAEADLAAAAWRQATLQAIAQAPPGAREARLDLLALAADGRATHAALVSFWHNNFLAPVAEDVLDMYLAAVAPPPPSVPTPAQVLAYAELLTLTATPGLAQALHRQTARNAAAIRDETEYLHRLGGSLLAVLPKIPTTPPAPGPDLDTYLAMQAELRGAANTPAFHRELLAAQAVDRTPPIRRYWRLAGELTGTEVTAGEAHLWLLDALAARLGQ, encoded by the coding sequence GTGACTGTGACCCAGGACACACTTGGTATCGGCGAGCTGGCCCGCCGCACCGGCGTCCCGGTCCGCACCCTGCGCTTCTACTGCGACGAGGGCGTGCTGACCCCGCTGCGCAGCACCGGCGGCCACCGCCGCTTCGAGGCCACCGCGGTCGAGCACGTGCGCCAGCTGCGCCGCCTGCGCGCGGTCGGCCTGGGCCTGGACACGATCACCGAGGTCCTGTCCGGCACCCGCTCCCTGGCCGACGCCCTGGCCTCCGCCCGCGCGCGTGCGGAGGCGGACCTGGCCGCCGCGGCCTGGCGCCAGGCCACCCTGCAGGCGATCGCGCAGGCCCCACCGGGTGCCCGCGAGGCCCGCCTGGACCTGCTGGCCCTGGCGGCCGACGGCCGGGCCACCCACGCCGCCCTGGTCTCGTTCTGGCACAACAACTTCCTGGCCCCGGTGGCCGAGGACGTCCTGGACATGTACCTGGCCGCGGTCGCCCCGCCCCCGCCGTCGGTGCCCACCCCGGCCCAGGTCCTGGCCTACGCGGAGCTGCTGACCCTGACCGCCACCCCGGGCCTGGCACAGGCCCTGCACCGCCAGACCGCCCGCAACGCGGCGGCCATCCGCGACGAGACCGAGTACCTGCACCGCCTGGGCGGCTCCCTGCTGGCCGTCCTGCCCAAGATCCCCACCACACCCCCGGCCCCGGGCCCGGACCTGGACACCTACCTGGCCATGCAGGCCGAGCTCCGGGGCGCGGCGAACACCCCGGCCTTCCACCGCGAGCTCCTGGCCGCCCAGGCCGTCGACCGCACCCCGCCGATCCGCCGCTACTGGCGCCTGGCGGGCGAGCTCACCGGCACCGAGGTCACCGCGGGCGAGGCCCACCTGTGGTTGCTGGATGCCCTGGCCGCCCGGCTGGGCCAGTAG